The genomic segment GCTGTGCTTCCATCAGAACGGCGCGCGCCGTCTTAAGCGCCGCAAGCTGGGTTTCCTGCTCGCTGTCCAGGTTAGCGCGTATTTCCTTTTCCAGGGGTTGCAAGTCTTGAACCCGATGATTCAAAAGTTGTAATTCTTCTTTTTCGAGTTTAGCGCGGTCGTAGGCAGCAATGGAAATTTGGCTATAGAGTTCAGTGCCGGTGATGCGCTCCAGAAGCTCACCGCGCTCTTTTCCACGCGCTTTAAGGAAAGCGGCGAACTCACCCTGTGCAAGCAGCACAGAACGACAGAATTGATCAAAATTTAGACCAAGGCGGGTAGCGATAGCGTCAAGCACTTCTGTTTTTGTATGACCAATAAATTTATTGTCGGTCAAATTTCGCAGGGTCATGGATTGGGCCTGGAGGCAACCTGCGGCGCGCTTTCTGGCGCGGTACACCTCCCAGCGAGAGCGATAACGACAATGGTCGAAACCGACGAAATCGACTTCAGCCCAACCTTCCACGGCACCGTGGCGGAGAAGATTGCGCGGATCGTTGGCGGAAATGCCATGATCTGCTTCTTCACCCAACGTCACCCTAGGACTACCCACCAGTCTGGGCACGGTATCGAATAACGCCAGGCAGAGAGCGTCGAGCAGGGTACTTTTACCCGATCCAGTGGGGCCGGTGATGGCATAAAGATTAGCTTGACCCAAGGGTCCATGCTCCAGATCGATAACGAAATCTCCAGCCAAACTCGTTAAGTTTCGTCCGCGAATAGCGAGAATTTTCATTCCATCCAAATCCAGCGCGGAAACCCCTGGCTTTAGCCATGGGGAGGAAGCGCCGCCCTCCTGTTTTTTGATTTTGAAGTTAAGAAAGAGCCGGTCTTTCCCGGCTGTCAGCCCTTACGGGCCTGGTGACACGAGTCTTGCGACCCGGCTCCCCTCGCCAATGTTGCAACGCAGCTTGGATTCGATACTTTGAATCTTGCGACAAACCGTTTCGCTCTTACCCCTGAGATTGTCTGCATCTGCCACTTTCAGCAGCCCTGAATTGAGGAAGCGCCCTAGGGTGAGTCTTTTACTTCGTTGCAACGTAGTCCGATTGCTCGGACTTAGGCTGGTAAACCAGGCTTTATTCCATTAAAGCCCCGGCTTTAGCCGTGGGGTGATTTACTCTTTTGATTTGCATTCGACACCCGGCAATAAACAATTATTAATCGCTTTACTTATATTCCGTTGGACACGAGGTCACATCAAGTTAAGCGCAAAAAATGAGCGCGGTAGTAGCGCAACTCCGCGATGGAGGCCCGAATATCATCCAATGCAAGGTGCGTGGAATTTTTTTTGAAGGCTTCTGCCATGGCGGGTGACCAACGCCGGGCAAGCTCCTTTACGGTGCTTACATCTAAATTCCGATAGTGAAACCATCGTTCCAGGCTTGGCATGTAGCGAGCAAGAAAACGGCGGTCCTGGCAAATGCTGTTTCCGCACATGGGAGAATGTCCGGCAGGGACATAGCGGTTAACGAATTCCAGAGTTAACTGTTCAGCCCACGCCACTTCAATGTGACTGGTCCGCACTCGTTCTGTTAGCCCCGATGATTGATGCTGTCTGGTATTCCACTCATCCATCACAGCGAGGATTGCATCGTCTTGATGAACAGCGATTACCGGACCCTCGGCGATAGATTCAAGATGGGCATCGGTAATCAAGGTGGCAATCTCGATGATGCGATCCCGATCCGGGTCAAGCCCGGTCATCTCTAGGTCAATCCAAACAAGATGTTCCTTATTTTGAATGGCGTTTACCATATAATTCATATATCCTTTTCAAGGATGGAAAGGCAGTTTGTTTTCTGGTAGCCAATCGTCAATCACCCCGCGCTAAAGGGTGGGGCTTGTGAAAACAAGGCCGAGGTTGACGAGCTTTAGTTCGAGAAATCGGACTACGTTGCAACGAAGTAACAGACTCACCCTGGGATGCTTCCTCCTGCCTGTCGGCAGACAGGCAGTTCCAGGGCTGCTGAAAGCGGCGGATGCAGACACGGTACGGGTAACGACGAAACGGTCTGCTGCAAATCCTGCGACTGCGCGCAGGATAAAGCTGCGTTGCAACATTGGCGAGGGGAGCCACACCGCAAGGTGTGTGTCACTTGGGCCGCGTAAGGGCTGACAGTCGGGAAAGACCGGCGTTTTTACCGGACGGTTGTAAAACCCCGTCCCCTTTCCTCCCCGCCCTTTAGGGCGGGGTTTCTCCGGGACATTGATGTCATCGTTGAATTGTCGGCTGTGGCCCATAATGTTGTGTAGATCATCCAGTAATATACTGTAAAAATATATTTTTTAAACCAAAAATTAATTTTTAATTATGTATGAAACTTTCCCTTGGTCCTGTACTTTATTATTGGCCCCGCGATACTTTGCTGGATTTTTATGACAAAGTATCTGGTTGGCCAGTAGATATTGTTTATTTGGGTGAAACGGTATGCTCCAAACGTCGGGCGTTTTCAATCACGGAATGGATGGAAATAGGAGAGCGTTTAACAGCAACGGGCAAGGAAGTAGTCCTGTCCACTTTATCCCTACTTGAGGCCGAGTCAGAACTCAAAACTTTGCGACGTGTATGCGAAAACGGACGTTTCCTGGTAGAAGCTAATGATATGGCCGCCATCAATCTATTAGCGGGAAAGGTTCCTTTCATTACCGGGCCGACGGTCAACCTTTACAATCATCGTTCTCTGTGCCTGCTGCACGGGATGGGGTTAAAACGCTGGGTGTTGCCGGTCGAATTATCCCGAGCAGCGCTGGCCGACCTTCAAGCGAAACGACCGCAAGGGCTTGAGGTCGAGGTTTACGCCTACGGTCGCTTGCCATTATCGATTTCTGCGCGGTGCTTCACTGCCCGCGCCCATAATTTGTCCAAAGATGATTGCCAATACCGTTGCTTGGACCATCCCGAGGGCATGATGCTTTACTCTCAGGAAGATCAACCATTTCTAACCTTGAATGGCGTCCAAACCATGTCGGCGCTCATCCATAACCTGATAGGAGAATTGCCGGACATGATGGCCCTCCAGGTTGATGTGGCTCGGGTGAGTCCCGGAGCTCACCGTACCGAACAAATCATTAGTATCTTCCGTGAAGTATTGGACGGCAGGCGTCCGGCCACAGTTGCGGCCCAGGATCTCTGTCCATCGCCGGGAACCTGCACTGGTTATTGGTTTGGTGGTCCCGGCATCGCGCACCATGTCCCACCAATGAGCGATATTTGACATTCCCACGAATAAATTGGTGGGATTCCTGATGACACGGCGAGAACCAGAATGCTGGAAGTGAAACTCCCCAACCTTGAAAGGCGCAACCGATTCAGGGGTCATATCAGGCAACTTGTGCCAGTTTCAGTGGCTCTACTACGCTCCGCAGCTTCACAGGCCGTAGATACTTTGGCCGTCGATGGTGGTTGAAGTCATGGCGGCCATGGCTTTTCAAACACGCTCAAGATTTTACGCCCGGGATTTCCCCGGCAACCGCATATCTTAACTTGTTAAAGAGCACCAGAATTTTAGCACCAATGCCGCGCATCGCGAAAATCAAAAAACGATTTGAACGCGATTCATTCCACGGTTTTAACCGTGGCTTTTCTCGCTAATTTTTATAAACAAAATTCACCATAATCGCCCTACCTCAATAACCCATCACTCGGTTATTTATAATTCCTGGAGTTGATATGGCCTTGAATCGCATCTCCGCTGGCCGCTTACGACTGGA from the Gammaproteobacteria bacterium genome contains:
- the orn gene encoding oligoribonuclease is translated as MVNAIQNKEHLVWIDLEMTGLDPDRDRIIEIATLITDAHLESIAEGPVIAVHQDDAILAVMDEWNTRQHQSSGLTERVRTSHIEVAWAEQLTLEFVNRYVPAGHSPMCGNSICQDRRFLARYMPSLERWFHYRNLDVSTVKELARRWSPAMAEAFKKNSTHLALDDIRASIAELRYYRAHFLRLT
- a CDS encoding hypothetical protein (Evidence 5 : Unknown function) translates to MGHSRQFNDDINVPEKPRPKGRGGKGTGFYNRPVKTPVFPDCQPLRGPSDTHLAVWLPSPMLQRSFILRAVAGFAADRFVVTRTVSASAAFSSPGTACLPTGRRKHPRVSLLLRCNVVRFLELKLVNLGLVFTSPTL
- the ubiV gene encoding Ubiquinone biosynthesis protein UbiV, whose translation is MKLSLGPVLYYWPRDTLLDFYDKVSGWPVDIVYLGETVCSKRRAFSITEWMEIGERLTATGKEVVLSTLSLLEAESELKTLRRVCENGRFLVEANDMAAINLLAGKVPFITGPTVNLYNHRSLCLLHGMGLKRWVLPVELSRAALADLQAKRPQGLEVEVYAYGRLPLSISARCFTARAHNLSKDDCQYRCLDHPEGMMLYSQEDQPFLTLNGVQTMSALIHNLIGELPDMMALQVDVARVSPGAHRTEQIISIFREVLDGRRPATVAAQDLCPSPGTCTGYWFGGPGIAHHVPPMSDI